A region from the Acyrthosiphon pisum isolate AL4f chromosome A1, pea_aphid_22Mar2018_4r6ur, whole genome shotgun sequence genome encodes:
- the LOC100162707 gene encoding uncharacterized protein LOC100162707 isoform X2, with protein sequence MMKYSIELSNKNLLIIQTIQMRINYYKRDRIPKSVYRRQNCVPLVYVTGSHYEVGYMVGQTFGKVIRDFVDTYEPLKEYLKIYETSADGRQVYNECLETTDKYFPQYLVELKGMATGANVPFHKLFLIHLDDILVSNVRDTSADTSAGCSTLMVNIPCKGQFIGHNEDALNTTINHFYIVSAHIKPNGKEGGGIFPIREEKWEAMTYAGSLSGYASGHNYHGLVFSINTIFAKKLRRNKIPRVFLTRALLASKANINEIQEILTNHGAGTADAFHVNAGFLDGSRCTRVFYSIEVIPSETNRKSEVIVRSIDIASTSFYTNKLHFSDCEELKESGWESSVAREKTFEEIMLQDNISSLADILRILGSTRGGEWQIFRDRANDFVNTINLGVFDFIERTWMIWTNNPLTNPPIIKLPLKFTTFISPTTDIGTENQPYIHRIMSGVSDIYKNSLEKFKKMFDIKLY encoded by the exons ATAGAATCCCGAAATCTGTATACAGAAGACAGAACTGCGTACCGTTAGTGTATGTAACCGGTTCTCACTATGAAGTTGGATATATGGTC GGACAGACATTCGGAAAAGTTATAAGAGATTTTGTGGACACATATGAGCCGTTGAAagagtatttgaaaatttatgaAACGTCCGCGGATGGGAGACAAGTGTACAACGAATGTCTAGAAACGACGGATAAGTATTTTCCTCAATACTTGGTCGAGCTCAAAGGAATGGCCACCGGCGCTAACGTTCCGTTTCATAAG ctttTCCTCATCCATTTGGACGATATACTAGTGTCAAACGTCCGGGATACTAGTGCTGATACGAGTGCCGGTTGTTCTACATTAATGGTGAACATACCGTGCAAGGGACAG TTTATCGGACACAACGAGGACGCCTTGAATACGAcgataaatcatttttacatcGTTAGCGCTCACATCAAGCCGAATGGTAAAGAAGGCGGTGGGATATTTCCGATAAGAGAAGAGAAATGGGAAGCGATGACTTATGCCGGTTCACTGTCTGGATACGCGAGCGGTCACAACTACCATGGTTTGGTGTTTTCGATCAAtacgatattcgcgaaaaaactTCGCAGAAATAAAATAC CTCGGGTGTTTCTGACGCGAGCTCTGTTGGCTTCCAAGGCCAACATAAATGAAATTCAAGAGATACTAACCAACCACGGAGCTGGTACAGCAGACGCGTTTCACGTAAACGCCGGTTTCCTTGACGGAAGCAGGTGTACCCGGGTATTCTATTCAATTGAGGTGATCCCGTCGGAAACCAATCGGAAGTCAGAAGTGATCGTAAGATCGATAGACATCGCATCGACATCCTTTTACACGAACAA ATTACATTTTTCGGATTGCGAGGAATTAAAAGAATCTGGTTGGGAGAGCAGCGTGGCCAGAGAAAAAACGTTTGAGGAAATAATGCTACAGGATAACATCTCAAGCTTGGCAGACATTCTGAGAATATTGGGATCCACTCGCGGTGGAGAGTGGCAAATTTTTAGGGACAGGGCTAACGATTTTGTCAACACGATCAATCTTg gagtttttgattttattgaaaGAACGTGGATGATATGGACAAATAATCCCTTGACCAATCCTCCTATTATAAAGTTGCCGTTAAAATTCACGACTTTCATCAGTCCTACTACAGATATAGGAACTGAGAACCAACCATATATTCACAGAATTATGTCAGGGGTttctgatatttataaaaatagtttagagaagtttaaaaaaatgtttgatataaaattatattaa
- the LOC100162707 gene encoding uncharacterized protein LOC100162707 isoform X1, with amino-acid sequence MTFLNNIIVVLLLFNLIHNVRSIDQDYNTDRIPKSVYRRQNCVPLVYVTGSHYEVGYMVGQTFGKVIRDFVDTYEPLKEYLKIYETSADGRQVYNECLETTDKYFPQYLVELKGMATGANVPFHKLFLIHLDDILVSNVRDTSADTSAGCSTLMVNIPCKGQFIGHNEDALNTTINHFYIVSAHIKPNGKEGGGIFPIREEKWEAMTYAGSLSGYASGHNYHGLVFSINTIFAKKLRRNKIPRVFLTRALLASKANINEIQEILTNHGAGTADAFHVNAGFLDGSRCTRVFYSIEVIPSETNRKSEVIVRSIDIASTSFYTNKLHFSDCEELKESGWESSVAREKTFEEIMLQDNISSLADILRILGSTRGGEWQIFRDRANDFVNTINLGVFDFIERTWMIWTNNPLTNPPIIKLPLKFTTFISPTTDIGTENQPYIHRIMSGVSDIYKNSLEKFKKMFDIKLY; translated from the exons ATgacgtttttgaataatattatcgttgttctattactttttaatttaattcataacgTCCGTTCTATAGACCAGGACTATAATacag ATAGAATCCCGAAATCTGTATACAGAAGACAGAACTGCGTACCGTTAGTGTATGTAACCGGTTCTCACTATGAAGTTGGATATATGGTC GGACAGACATTCGGAAAAGTTATAAGAGATTTTGTGGACACATATGAGCCGTTGAAagagtatttgaaaatttatgaAACGTCCGCGGATGGGAGACAAGTGTACAACGAATGTCTAGAAACGACGGATAAGTATTTTCCTCAATACTTGGTCGAGCTCAAAGGAATGGCCACCGGCGCTAACGTTCCGTTTCATAAG ctttTCCTCATCCATTTGGACGATATACTAGTGTCAAACGTCCGGGATACTAGTGCTGATACGAGTGCCGGTTGTTCTACATTAATGGTGAACATACCGTGCAAGGGACAG TTTATCGGACACAACGAGGACGCCTTGAATACGAcgataaatcatttttacatcGTTAGCGCTCACATCAAGCCGAATGGTAAAGAAGGCGGTGGGATATTTCCGATAAGAGAAGAGAAATGGGAAGCGATGACTTATGCCGGTTCACTGTCTGGATACGCGAGCGGTCACAACTACCATGGTTTGGTGTTTTCGATCAAtacgatattcgcgaaaaaactTCGCAGAAATAAAATAC CTCGGGTGTTTCTGACGCGAGCTCTGTTGGCTTCCAAGGCCAACATAAATGAAATTCAAGAGATACTAACCAACCACGGAGCTGGTACAGCAGACGCGTTTCACGTAAACGCCGGTTTCCTTGACGGAAGCAGGTGTACCCGGGTATTCTATTCAATTGAGGTGATCCCGTCGGAAACCAATCGGAAGTCAGAAGTGATCGTAAGATCGATAGACATCGCATCGACATCCTTTTACACGAACAA ATTACATTTTTCGGATTGCGAGGAATTAAAAGAATCTGGTTGGGAGAGCAGCGTGGCCAGAGAAAAAACGTTTGAGGAAATAATGCTACAGGATAACATCTCAAGCTTGGCAGACATTCTGAGAATATTGGGATCCACTCGCGGTGGAGAGTGGCAAATTTTTAGGGACAGGGCTAACGATTTTGTCAACACGATCAATCTTg gagtttttgattttattgaaaGAACGTGGATGATATGGACAAATAATCCCTTGACCAATCCTCCTATTATAAAGTTGCCGTTAAAATTCACGACTTTCATCAGTCCTACTACAGATATAGGAACTGAGAACCAACCATATATTCACAGAATTATGTCAGGGGTttctgatatttataaaaatagtttagagaagtttaaaaaaatgtttgatataaaattatattaa
- the LOC100162707 gene encoding uncharacterized protein LOC100162707 isoform X3 — protein sequence MLDRIPKSVYRRQNCVPLVYVTGSHYEVGYMVGQTFGKVIRDFVDTYEPLKEYLKIYETSADGRQVYNECLETTDKYFPQYLVELKGMATGANVPFHKLFLIHLDDILVSNVRDTSADTSAGCSTLMVNIPCKGQFIGHNEDALNTTINHFYIVSAHIKPNGKEGGGIFPIREEKWEAMTYAGSLSGYASGHNYHGLVFSINTIFAKKLRRNKIPRVFLTRALLASKANINEIQEILTNHGAGTADAFHVNAGFLDGSRCTRVFYSIEVIPSETNRKSEVIVRSIDIASTSFYTNKLHFSDCEELKESGWESSVAREKTFEEIMLQDNISSLADILRILGSTRGGEWQIFRDRANDFVNTINLGVFDFIERTWMIWTNNPLTNPPIIKLPLKFTTFISPTTDIGTENQPYIHRIMSGVSDIYKNSLEKFKKMFDIKLY from the exons atgttag ATAGAATCCCGAAATCTGTATACAGAAGACAGAACTGCGTACCGTTAGTGTATGTAACCGGTTCTCACTATGAAGTTGGATATATGGTC GGACAGACATTCGGAAAAGTTATAAGAGATTTTGTGGACACATATGAGCCGTTGAAagagtatttgaaaatttatgaAACGTCCGCGGATGGGAGACAAGTGTACAACGAATGTCTAGAAACGACGGATAAGTATTTTCCTCAATACTTGGTCGAGCTCAAAGGAATGGCCACCGGCGCTAACGTTCCGTTTCATAAG ctttTCCTCATCCATTTGGACGATATACTAGTGTCAAACGTCCGGGATACTAGTGCTGATACGAGTGCCGGTTGTTCTACATTAATGGTGAACATACCGTGCAAGGGACAG TTTATCGGACACAACGAGGACGCCTTGAATACGAcgataaatcatttttacatcGTTAGCGCTCACATCAAGCCGAATGGTAAAGAAGGCGGTGGGATATTTCCGATAAGAGAAGAGAAATGGGAAGCGATGACTTATGCCGGTTCACTGTCTGGATACGCGAGCGGTCACAACTACCATGGTTTGGTGTTTTCGATCAAtacgatattcgcgaaaaaactTCGCAGAAATAAAATAC CTCGGGTGTTTCTGACGCGAGCTCTGTTGGCTTCCAAGGCCAACATAAATGAAATTCAAGAGATACTAACCAACCACGGAGCTGGTACAGCAGACGCGTTTCACGTAAACGCCGGTTTCCTTGACGGAAGCAGGTGTACCCGGGTATTCTATTCAATTGAGGTGATCCCGTCGGAAACCAATCGGAAGTCAGAAGTGATCGTAAGATCGATAGACATCGCATCGACATCCTTTTACACGAACAA ATTACATTTTTCGGATTGCGAGGAATTAAAAGAATCTGGTTGGGAGAGCAGCGTGGCCAGAGAAAAAACGTTTGAGGAAATAATGCTACAGGATAACATCTCAAGCTTGGCAGACATTCTGAGAATATTGGGATCCACTCGCGGTGGAGAGTGGCAAATTTTTAGGGACAGGGCTAACGATTTTGTCAACACGATCAATCTTg gagtttttgattttattgaaaGAACGTGGATGATATGGACAAATAATCCCTTGACCAATCCTCCTATTATAAAGTTGCCGTTAAAATTCACGACTTTCATCAGTCCTACTACAGATATAGGAACTGAGAACCAACCATATATTCACAGAATTATGTCAGGGGTttctgatatttataaaaatagtttagagaagtttaaaaaaatgtttgatataaaattatattaa